The genomic window tttaattttggtttgaatatagttttttttctctttcaagttatatagtggctagaatttcatcctttaaggtgaataaatgagaGTATCTCAATCCCTATTATATCTTTGCAAGCTAAGCAATGCTTCACGAGGACGGTTTgaatacaatatattttttgtctagtagctagaaattcaactttaaaagaaaatatatgtgAAGTGTGTGGGGTTCGAACCCAACTTTACACATATAGTGCAATATTTGAATACAGTAGCTTAGTTATCGTGAATTGTGATCCTATTTACGACCTACTCCTTCGAAATAGTGCCGCATGTTAAGGTTTTGGATTGGACACGTACTATATAATATACCTCATGGTTCTGACATGGAGAGCACTGTAGTctgtagaaagaaagaaaagaaccctCGCAGCATGTCACGCTATTTGTGAACACACCCACCGTAACACAGATACAACCCTCAATAAATTTCACCTGATTCAGCGTCACTATGGGTCCCCCACCGTCAAAATCTCATAATATGCGGGTCCCACAAGAAACTTCCCTAATCAACGGTATTAGCTGGCCGGCTGTAGTAACGACAAAATTTACACACCACATCACATATCTACTGCATATACACCACGTGGCCTCTTTCAAGGATTGTTCTTCCTTTTTACCGTACtagtctttaatataagaaaacattCACTTTTAAAGATATCCAAACattaatgtatttagactatacaatagaatagatatatcaataatttttttacccaaacaaatttaattgatatcattaactaataaatgtttaATACATAAGGAAATAATCTCAAATATATTAAAACTAACCTAAACATTGGCTgccctagcaagagtatgagcaaccaaattcgtTTGTTTCTTAataaacttaacctcaaagtttacataagaaaatgacatgagaaaatatatcaatattttaatgtatttaaaaagtgaatattttcttatattaaggatcgaatgtagtttttttttttttttacaaaatttataaattttagaaattatagtttttttttaataaataacagtaataatttttttgaagattAAATAAGTTGTTAGTGCCTATAAATATCTTGGACATAATTTTCAcagttttattaataaattagtaaatttacATCTCTCAAATATTTGTCACAATTTTGACTAAACgtaaaaattcatatttcatTCCTCCCTTATTTTAAGAAGATTAAACTTTtgcaagagttttttttttggtataaaagaGTGCCAAAGCctaaaaaaacactaaaaaattAAACGAATATTCATGGACATGTAAATCCCAGATATTTCGTAAAAAAGAAGTCTCTGAATCTCTTTGAGGAAAGACTCAATAAAATGAACACTAAAATAACTTAGAGAGTAACTAAAATTAGCAAGTCAATCGACGCTCcaataatgtactaaacatgacaacggaaaaaattaaaatgttgaaTGATACACAAAGCTTACTAAAAAATTGTGAGACCAAAAAACTtactaaaaaatttatagagctaaaaataaaatttgaaatatttatagttacaaaaaacttatttaaccctttCTTATAATTATTAACACGTTAAGatacaatttatttaataaaaatgctACATGTTTTCTttagcaatatttttttatcaagttatTTCGTAgttagaattttactttttttgtaaACAAGTGGAATATAAAGGATTTAAACTTCAACTCTGATGTTTAAAATGCAATGTTCTTATTAATTGAACTAAATTTAGAGCTACtagcaaaatttatttatatatgtgaaaaacacattttcatggaaatataataaaatcggTGCATGTTTCTCTCTTAACTTTGTATaacccccttttttttttttctctcatctcctaagttctaaccctagccgtcaccttttttcttcttcttaatttatcaaagaggggtgatttcaggtcaaatcttgacctaaaatcacccctccaaattgttttttctttctcgttgttaaataagtgtgatttttcacacatttgtttggttttgtgttatttgttatcccgtcctTGTGCGGTTGCCGTCTCTatgcggtgtattttgttttcccgtctttgtgcggtgtttatttgtttcaggttgaaggattagatccgatcaagtacaaatttatccaatgtcgacttttgtgtcatcaacgctgcagatctgggggcatggacattctagacacttcaatatagtcatatatgtaggcttatgtaatttgccgttttatgctattaacatggatgctgtgagtttgtttgcagattcatcctttttgtttttagcaaatttgaatttgtattacatcgatgtactctatcagtttgaatgaatgaatatcctttatttttagtaaaaaaaaaaaaatcggtgcAAAAGACAAACTATCTTAGagaaaatcaaagaaatattccACTAGAGAAAAACAATTGATcagttttgaattttgtttgtttcattacGCATCATCCCATGATCGAATATTTACAAAGTGAATGTTTATCAACAAACTTTATTTAGTTTAAGTATTTGACACAATGCATATGTAACACTTTACAGTATGTTGATGTAGATCAATGGCGCGCTAGAATAAACGGTTAATTAAGAgtttacatttaaaaaatataagctTGAAAATATGTCCAGAAGATCatataaaattatgattttaCAAAGTTCGAGTTACACTCAAATAAATTCttttgataatataaaaaaaaaatcatggacATTTACTATCAAGTTTTTGAATCAAATCTTAAATGTTTAATCACACTAATATATttaccaaggttgtcagaaccggaccggtcatcgaaccggcgagctcaccggttcaaggttcaattggtcggaccgggttcaatcggggtcaaaccgtttttaattaaatatatattttaattaatatataaataaaaatatatgaataattgctcaatattttataatttaacacattaaaaagataaaatatcacaagtcaaaataaaataaaatttataattcaaaccaaatgaagaatagatgaaaaacaaaaatctttcctattcctacgacgtcgttgttttgtttcatttttttaaaaaaaaaaaaaaaaagttaaaacgacgtcgtttgccctatttttttttaaaaaaaaaaaaaaaatctgccaAACCGTTTGAACCGCccggccggttcaccggttcgaccccggttcaagcggttttttgCCAGTCGGTTTCATATCCGGTTTTTGCTCAAAAccaaaccgttttcatgaccggttcacggtccgaccggtccgaccggccgatccggtccggttttgataaccttgataTTTACATAGGCATAATCGCACAATTAATTTCACTTCTTAATTTGTGTGGGAAGGAtaatatcaaaaacaaaattcatggacattcatTATCAAGTTACTTGAATTATTATAGTACGTCATAAATGTTTGATCACACTAATATAGTATTTACATAGGTACAATGATACAATTAATTTCACTCCTTAATTTGTGTGAAATGGTCAAAACGACACTCAATTGACAGAAATATCGTAAATTATTGCAGGAATTGAGGTTTCAACCCTGCTACTCTCACTTTTTCACCTTAAAAGACGAAATAATACTGAGTATAATGCACAGTGCACATTCACACATAGAGCCACACGCAATACGACTCACCAATATATAAATACTCAAAAACGTGTACTTAACGGTCCTTTTGCACTTTAAGCACAAAACACACACTCTCTCTTCTCTCCAATGTAGGTCGCCGGAAAATGGCTAAATATCACCGGAACAACGTCGGAAACCTCGTTCTcggccaccaccaccacaactCCACTAAAACACCGACATTCTCCAGTCACTTCCGCTTATGGAACTCTCTCTCCATCGCTTCCCTCCGTCGTATCATCCTCGACGCCGTCAGCTGCGGTGCTAGCTCCCGCTACAATCACCGCCGACGAAGCAACATCGACGAATATGAAACCGAAGACTTCTCTTCAGCAACGAGATcagattcatcttcttccttcgATAAACGGAAACAAAAACAGGAAAATCAAAGCTATAAACCGAATGCAAAATCGGAGAAACTTTCCGATCTTCTGAACATAGCGGAGATGGAAACAGAAGCGGAGgcgaagaagaaagaagaagcgTTAGAAGAACTGAAGAGACTCGTGAAGGATTTGCACAACGAAGAAGATTCAGTTAAACGGCGAGAAGCTGCAACCACCGTGAGAATGCTCGCTAAGGAGAATTTGGAAGTTCGTGAAACTCTCGCTATGCTCGGAGCGATTCCGCCTCTCGTCACAATGCTTGATTCACAAGAAGTTGATTCTCAGATCGCTTCACTCTATGCATTGCTCAATCTCGGAATCGGAAACGATGCGTGAGAATTTCCAATCcttctctaatttttttattaatttttgtggttaggtttaatttttatgattCATTATTGATTACTAGTAAAAacatgtattattttttgttcaatttGCTTTTTCTGTGTGTTAAGTTAATTTTGGTGGCTAATTAGTATTGATTAAGTCGTtttcattcattaattaattgattatgatTATTCTCTTGTATTTAATTGTTAAAATGACAAGCATGTGATTTTAATTTTGGTAGCTAGCATTTGTTTTCATTATTAAAGATGTACTGTTTtagaataattattatttttaatggtTAATGCATGATGAATGATGTGTTTCTTGCATGTGTATGATTGTGATTTTCTAATAATGAGaataattctaatttttttttattgttaacaGAAATAAAGCAGCCATTGTTAAAGTTGGTTCTGTTCATAAGATGCTTAAGCTTATTGAATCTTCGGATGGTATTGATTCTGCGGTTTCTGAAGCGATTGTTGCGAATTTTCTTGGATTAAGTGCTTTGGATTCGAATAAACCGATAATTGGATCTTCTGCTGCAATACCGTTTTTAGTTAGAACCCTTCAGAGTTTAGATAAGAAAAGGAGTAGAAATCAAGTTAAGCAAGATGCTCTTAGAGCACTTTACAATCTTTCGATCTTCCCAGCCAATATTCCATTCATTTTGGAAACTGATTTGGTACCGTTTTTGATAAACTCGATTGGCGACATGGAAGTGACCGAAAGAAACCTCTCGATCCTTAGCAACTTGGTATCGACTAGAGCGGGTAGAAAGGCGATAAGTAGTGTTCCTGATGCATTTCCTATCTTGGTGGATGTGTTGAATTGGACGGATTCGCCTGAATGCCAGGAAAAGGTTTCGTACATTTTGATGGTTATGTCGCATAAATCTTATGGTGACAAGCAGGCCATGATTGAGGCTGGGATTATGTCGTCGCTCCTTGAGTTGTCGCTTATTGGTACTACTTTGTCTCAGAATCGGGCGTCAAGACTATTGGAAATTTTGAGAATAGACAAAGGGAAACAGGTTTCTGGGAACTATGGCGGAAGTTTA from Trifolium pratense cultivar HEN17-A07 linkage group LG1, ARS_RC_1.1, whole genome shotgun sequence includes these protein-coding regions:
- the LOC123915668 gene encoding U-box domain-containing protein 7, giving the protein MAKYHRNNVGNLVLGHHHHNSTKTPTFSSHFRLWNSLSIASLRRIILDAVSCGASSRYNHRRRSNIDEYETEDFSSATRSDSSSSFDKRKQKQENQSYKPNAKSEKLSDLLNIAEMETEAEAKKKEEALEELKRLVKDLHNEEDSVKRREAATTVRMLAKENLEVRETLAMLGAIPPLVTMLDSQEVDSQIASLYALLNLGIGNDANKAAIVKVGSVHKMLKLIESSDGIDSAVSEAIVANFLGLSALDSNKPIIGSSAAIPFLVRTLQSLDKKRSRNQVKQDALRALYNLSIFPANIPFILETDLVPFLINSIGDMEVTERNLSILSNLVSTRAGRKAISSVPDAFPILVDVLNWTDSPECQEKVSYILMVMSHKSYGDKQAMIEAGIMSSLLELSLIGTTLSQNRASRLLEILRIDKGKQVSGNYGGSLGTAVSAPICGTSSSSKPDEGGGKSCLEEDEDMMSEEKKAVKQLVQLSLQNNMRKIVKRANLPQDIVPSDHFKSFSSSSTSKSLPF